Proteins encoded together in one Coffea arabica cultivar ET-39 chromosome 2c, Coffea Arabica ET-39 HiFi, whole genome shotgun sequence window:
- the LOC113727658 gene encoding uncharacterized protein isoform X1 encodes MELSLSGNALKTFARSITCLARVGNELAIQASPSLLAFHTLNSSRSAYQSITFKPDFFDVYTVPGGAQVQSSVLLKAVCSVLRTSISSIDQLNVLLPNTDAPKMQWTLNCCNGKGMKKAYWITCNVEPDIQQLSLDRRKLPSNFVVRPRDLNRLLGNFQATLQEITVIATEPAVLPPDVTNEIGGKAVELRSYIDPTKDNDSSLHTQLWIDPSEEFVQYTHRGDPVDVTFGMKELKAFLSFCEACEVDIHFYFEKAGEPILMAPKFGLDDGSCSNFDATLVLASMLASQLHNGTSAEPQPAEARADGRSKGNTSEHPSDHTRIWSELTGSVARSNNGSEDRQVQREGNQHANEQREIQRIGAMHISHSGPSVDVRAGLNNRPLIERNQMGEDTGRRELNAQASQRHPSNWVDADEDDEDEGEEAELCVQSTPPCYEE; translated from the exons ATGGAGTTAAGCCTCAGCGGGAACGCTCTCAAGACATTTGCTCGGTCCATCACGTGCCTCGCACGCGTTGGCAACGAACTCGCCATCCAAGCTTCTCCTTCCCTG CTTGCATTTCACACTCTTAATTCGTCGAGGTCAGCCTATCAATCAATTACATTTAAGCCTGATTTCTTCGATGTTTACACCGTGCCTGGTGGTGCTCAGGTGCAATCTAGTGTGCTCTTGAAG GCCGTTTGTTCAGTACTTCGGACTTCTATATCCAGCATTGATCAGCTAAATGTTCTGTTGCCTAATACTGATGCCCCGAAGATGCAATGGACTTTGAATTGTTGCAATGGTAAAG GTATGAAGAAAGCTTATTGGATTACTTGTAATGTCGAACCTGACATTCAACAGCTATCACTTGATAGGAGAAAGCTTCCCAGCAACTTCGTGGTGAGGCCGCGTGATCTGAACCGTTTGTTGGGAAATTTCCAAGCAACACTTCAGGAGATAACTGTAATTGCAACAGAGCCTGCAGTTTTACCTCCTGATGTCACAAATGAAATTGGAGGGAAGGCTGTTGAGCTTAGGAGCTACATAGACCCAACAAAAG ATAATGATTCATCATTACACACTCAGTTGTGGATAGATCCTTCTGAAGAATTTGTCCAGTATACTCACAGGGGAGACCCTGTGGATGTGACTTTCGGAATGAAGGAACTGAAG GCATTTCTTTCCTTCTGTGAGGCATGTGAAGTTGACATACACTTTTACTTTGAGAAAGCTGGAGA ACCAATTTTAATGGCACCAAAGTTTGGATTAGACGATGGCTCCTGCTCGAACTTTGATGCTACTCTAGTTCTTGCAAGCATGCTTGCATCACAGCTTCATAATGGAACTTCAGCAGAACCTCAACCTGCAGAAGCCAGAGCCGATGGGAGGTCAAAGGGCAATACATCTGAGCATCCATCTGATCATACCAGAATATGGTCTGAACTAACAG GTAGTGTTGCAAGAAGTAACAATGGCTCTGAAGATAGGCAAGTGCAAAGAGAAGGTAATCAACATGCTAATGAGCAAAGAGAAATTCAGAGGATAGGTGCAATGCACATTTCTCACAGTGGCCCTTCTGTGGATGTGCGTGCTGGTTTGAACAA CCGCCCTCTTATTGAGAGAAATCAAATGGGAGAAGATACAG GTAGGAGAGAATTAAATGCTCAAGCATCTCAGCGCCATCCTAGTAACTGGGTCGATGCAGATGAAGATGATGAGGATGAAGGTGAGGAGGCCGAGCTCTGCGTCCAGTCAACGCCTCCCTGCTATGAAGAATGA
- the LOC113727658 gene encoding uncharacterized protein isoform X2: MELSLSGNALKTFARSITCLARVGNELAIQASPSLLAFHTLNSSRSAYQSITFKPDFFDVYTVPGGAQVQSSVLLKAVCSVLRTSISSIDQLNVLLPNTDAPKMQWTLNCCNGMKKAYWITCNVEPDIQQLSLDRRKLPSNFVVRPRDLNRLLGNFQATLQEITVIATEPAVLPPDVTNEIGGKAVELRSYIDPTKDNDSSLHTQLWIDPSEEFVQYTHRGDPVDVTFGMKELKAFLSFCEACEVDIHFYFEKAGEPILMAPKFGLDDGSCSNFDATLVLASMLASQLHNGTSAEPQPAEARADGRSKGNTSEHPSDHTRIWSELTGSVARSNNGSEDRQVQREGNQHANEQREIQRIGAMHISHSGPSVDVRAGLNNRPLIERNQMGEDTGRRELNAQASQRHPSNWVDADEDDEDEGEEAELCVQSTPPCYEE; encoded by the exons ATGGAGTTAAGCCTCAGCGGGAACGCTCTCAAGACATTTGCTCGGTCCATCACGTGCCTCGCACGCGTTGGCAACGAACTCGCCATCCAAGCTTCTCCTTCCCTG CTTGCATTTCACACTCTTAATTCGTCGAGGTCAGCCTATCAATCAATTACATTTAAGCCTGATTTCTTCGATGTTTACACCGTGCCTGGTGGTGCTCAGGTGCAATCTAGTGTGCTCTTGAAG GCCGTTTGTTCAGTACTTCGGACTTCTATATCCAGCATTGATCAGCTAAATGTTCTGTTGCCTAATACTGATGCCCCGAAGATGCAATGGACTTTGAATTGTTGCAATG GTATGAAGAAAGCTTATTGGATTACTTGTAATGTCGAACCTGACATTCAACAGCTATCACTTGATAGGAGAAAGCTTCCCAGCAACTTCGTGGTGAGGCCGCGTGATCTGAACCGTTTGTTGGGAAATTTCCAAGCAACACTTCAGGAGATAACTGTAATTGCAACAGAGCCTGCAGTTTTACCTCCTGATGTCACAAATGAAATTGGAGGGAAGGCTGTTGAGCTTAGGAGCTACATAGACCCAACAAAAG ATAATGATTCATCATTACACACTCAGTTGTGGATAGATCCTTCTGAAGAATTTGTCCAGTATACTCACAGGGGAGACCCTGTGGATGTGACTTTCGGAATGAAGGAACTGAAG GCATTTCTTTCCTTCTGTGAGGCATGTGAAGTTGACATACACTTTTACTTTGAGAAAGCTGGAGA ACCAATTTTAATGGCACCAAAGTTTGGATTAGACGATGGCTCCTGCTCGAACTTTGATGCTACTCTAGTTCTTGCAAGCATGCTTGCATCACAGCTTCATAATGGAACTTCAGCAGAACCTCAACCTGCAGAAGCCAGAGCCGATGGGAGGTCAAAGGGCAATACATCTGAGCATCCATCTGATCATACCAGAATATGGTCTGAACTAACAG GTAGTGTTGCAAGAAGTAACAATGGCTCTGAAGATAGGCAAGTGCAAAGAGAAGGTAATCAACATGCTAATGAGCAAAGAGAAATTCAGAGGATAGGTGCAATGCACATTTCTCACAGTGGCCCTTCTGTGGATGTGCGTGCTGGTTTGAACAA CCGCCCTCTTATTGAGAGAAATCAAATGGGAGAAGATACAG GTAGGAGAGAATTAAATGCTCAAGCATCTCAGCGCCATCCTAGTAACTGGGTCGATGCAGATGAAGATGATGAGGATGAAGGTGAGGAGGCCGAGCTCTGCGTCCAGTCAACGCCTCCCTGCTATGAAGAATGA
- the LOC113727660 gene encoding stress-related protein has protein sequence MAETDPKPQNQMEGSEEQRLKYLEFVQAAVLHLVLCAASVYAYAKDNSGPLKPGVQRVEGTVRTVVGPVYNKFHDVPFALLKLVDRKVDESVSKMENYVPPLLKKAPAAARTVASEVKSAGVMETASGLAKNAYVKYEPAARELYTKYEPVAEHYAVSAWRSLNKLPLFPQVAQAVAPAAGYCSEKYNQTVQQTAEKGYRAASYLPLVPTEKIAKIFTTEEAEPRVGGGDSAVEAH, from the exons ATGGCTGAAACTGATCCCAAACCTCAAAACCAGATG GAGGGTAGCGAGGAGCAGAGGTTGAAATACTTGGAATTCGTGCAAGCCGCGGTCCTCCATCTGGTGCTTTGCGCCGCTAGCGTTTACGCTTACGCGAAAGATAATTCGGGCCCGTTGAAGCCCGGCGTCCAGCGCGTTGAGGGCACCGTTAGAACTGTTGTTGGCCCGGTATATAATAAGTTCCATGATGTGCCCTTTGCGCTCCTCAAGTTAGTTGATCGCAAG GTCGATGAATCTGTGAGCAAGATGGAGAACTATGTTCCTCCACTTTTAAAGAAGGCACCTGCTGCTGCTCGCACTGTTGCTTCTGAAGTTAAGAGTGCAGGTGTTATGGAAACTGCTTCAGGACTTGCAAAGAATGCATATGTCAAGTATGAGCCAGCTGCGAGGGAGCTTTACACCAAATATGAGCCAGTGGCTGAGCATTACGCCGTATCTGCTTGGCGCTCTCTGAATAAGCTTCCATTGTTTCCTCAGGTGGCACAAGCTGTTGCCCCTGCTGCTGGTTATTGTTCTGAGAAGTATAACCAGACTGTTCAGCAGACAGCAGAGAAGGGTTACAGGGCTGCATCTTATCTACCTTTGGTACCCACCGAGAAGATTGCTAAGATATTTACAACTGAAGAGGCGGAACCTAGGGTTGGTGGCGGAGATTCTGCCG